One region of Thunnus albacares chromosome 20, fThuAlb1.1, whole genome shotgun sequence genomic DNA includes:
- the dbf4b gene encoding uncharacterized protein dbf4b, whose translation MQQQQYAEDRNLLGKLCPGEKKLEGKTFYLDNVKKRPTALLLEVISLLGGRVESFLHKDVSFLVTGSQEGLKEQRQAETKGSEEAQHPIKQRESVLSKDKQRPGTPRPVACGSRGKALLEKAIRNNERLQGSSVLANARSWGVKILFVDDVILYLKQLTRESFRPKQKRPERTYAKQTGSHVVKAAALRSPYLKIEDLSRKYKPLHMQSMTFPTLCYSGRFSPFEAPPPQFEKWKEQGENKSREKNKVVSSIKDKSQSPLSCNPSPWRPRKKDLAYCECCHQPFSNLEEHLQSDQHRTFVLDSSNYSAVDQLVAEMLPGFNPDPSQQSEDLLNRPPTPLPIQDELEPLTDAETELAVQALRRQGSSFNAHICSPTKGPLSSVPASPPPGDPCPAANPATPPADIQPSTPQTECHLPDSQPEVALSPAMPILNVEPQDHGPASQSPQHLTTCPNTPCPSPDRYSLPPVLSPQVPDPYYVMDAHSSYSEPPILSPQHYTAEEDVEGHACEMDTEESVSMSVSAVTIPSVAATDTMGVEGLDQNALLGFSGFLCSSSGLECAKLSLRRSRSLPRQPMTAPNPKKRCRSASPEHSRSKRRRTVTFGYIGCRTAQKNKSVKPKNDIMANSESCLLFNTVSCQIIQPCSNPKVSSTATTCTVEKFCLKQQPQTTFCVPTVQNFPRVPNQIDVLGRGSTSVTDRPSWPPSSKARSFNAPPQIPADKSHSAFSSQDSQRSLSHSTSVCIESALIPDLATLSPSSSDSDWDSELLSRLGPAPTRPLSPTEQSCELDKELLHRPCTWMHDTSYESRLHTVLQPSTPASPMCGEEMEPSAFSRTVVQIVEVQH comes from the exons ATGCAGCAACAGCAATATGCAGAGGATCGAAACCTTCTGGGCAAGCTGTGTCCTGGGGAGAAGAAGCTGGAGGGGAAGACCTTCTACCTGGACAACGTGAAGAAACGTCCAACAGCCCTGCTTTTGGAGGTCATATCTCTTTTAGGAggg AGGGTTGAAAGTTTTCTGCACAAGGATGTGAGCTTTCTTGTGACTGGAAGCCAAGAGGGCCTGAAAGAGCAGAGGCAAGCAGAGACAAAGGGGAGTGAAGAAGCCCAACATCCTATTAAGCAGCGAGAGAGCGTCCTCAGCAAAGACAAACAGCGACCAGGAACTCCTAGACCAGTG GCTTGTGGCAGCCGGGGGAAGGCCCTGCTTGAAAAAGCCATTCGCAACAAT GAGCGACTGCAGGGGAGCAGTGTTTTGGCCAACGCACGGTCATGGGGAGTGAAGATTTTGTTTGTGGATG atgtcattttatatcTGAAACAGTTGACTCGTGAAAGCTTTAGGCCAAAACAGAAAAGGCCAGAG cGGACTTACGCCAAACAAACAGGTTCTCATGTTGTCAAAG CTGCAGCTTTGAGATCTCCCTATCTTAAAATTGAAGACTTGAGCAG GAAATACAAGCCCCTGCATATGCAGTCTATGACCTTCCCCACTCTGTGCTACTCGGGCCGATTCAGTCCCTTTgaagctcctcctcctcagtttgaaaaatggaaagaacaaggagaaaataaaagcag AGAAAAGAATAAAGTTGTAAGCAGCATTAAGGACAAATCTCAAAGCCCGCTCAGTTGTAACCCTTCACCTTGGCGGCCACGCAAAAAGGACCTGGCTTACTGTGAATGCTGTCATCAACCCTTCTCTAATCTGGAGGAG CACTTGCAGTCCGATCAGCACCGTACGTTTGTTCTGGATTCATCCAACTACAGTGCGGTGGACCAACTTGTGGCTGAAATGCTTCCGGGATTCAACCCCGATCCATCACAGCAATCAGAGGACTTACTGAACAG ACCACCAACTCCTTTACCCATCCAAGATGAACTGGAGCCTCTCACTGATGCTGAGACGGAGCTTGCTGTTCAGGCCCTGCGGAGACAAGGCTCATCATTTAATGCTCACATCTGCAGCCCTACTAAGGGTCCTCTTTCCTCTGTCCCTGCCAGTCCACCACCAGGAGATCCATGCCCCGCCGCAAATCCAGCCACTCCACCTGCTGACATCCAGCCTTCCACTCCTCAGACAGAGTGCCACTTGCCAGACAGCCAGCCTGAAGTCGCTTTAAGTCCGGCCATGCCCATACTGAATGTTGAACCACAAGACCATGGCCCAGCCAGCCAGTCACCTCAACATCTTACCACCTGCCCTAACACCCCATGTCCATCCCCTGACCGTTACTCCCTGCCTCCGGTCCTCAGCCCGCAAGTCCCTGATCCCTACTACGTGATGGATGCACACAGCTCTTACTCAGAACCTCCTATCCTCAGTCCTCAGCATTACACTGCAGAGGAGGATGTGGAAGGACACGCTTGTGAAATGGACACTGAAGAGAGCGTGTCTATGTCTGTCTCAGCTGTCACAATTCCCTCTGTGGCTGCGACAGATACAATGGGAGTGGAGGGACTAGACCAAAATGCTCTTTTAGGATTCAGTGGGTTCTTATGTTCCAGCAGTGGTTTGGAGTGTGCTAAGCTGTCGTTGCGTAGATCTCGTTCCCTCCCTCGGCAGCCAATGACTGCACCAAACCCCAAAAAACGTTGTCGATCGGCCAGCCCTGAGCACAGCCGGAGCAAAAGACGGAGGACTGTGACCTTTGGCTACATTGGTTGTCGGACTGCACAAAAGAATAAAtctgtaaaaccaaaaaatgacattatgGCAAACAGTGAGAGCTGTTTATTGTTCAACACAGTCTCTTGTCAAATAATACAGCCTTGTTCAAACCCAAAGGTCTCTTCAACAGCCACAACATGCACTGTGGAAaagttttgtttaaaacaacaacCTCAAACCACATTTTGTGTTCCTACTGTACAGAATTTCCCTCGGGTGCCAAATCAAATTGACGTTTTGGGTCGTGGTAGCACCTCTGTTACAGATCGGCCATCATGGCCGCCCTCCTCAAAAGCAAGGAGTTTCAATGCTCCACCTCAAATCCCTGCGGATAAATCTCACAGCGCGTTTTCCAGTCAAGACTCTCAACGTTCACTATCCCACTCTACCTCAGTCTGCATTGAGTCAGCCCTCATCCCAGACTTAGCCACGCTCTCTCCATCATCATCAGACTCTGATTGGGACAGCGAGCTGCTGTCGCGGCTGGGCCCGGCGCCCACTAGACCCCTGTCGCCCACCGAGCAGAGCTGCGAGCTCGACAAGGAACTCCTCCACAGGCCGTGCACGTGGATGCACGACACCAGCTACGAGTCACGTCTGCACACCGTCCTTCAGCCGTCAACCCCAGCGAGCCCAATGTGTGGGGAAGAAATGGAGCCCTCAGCGTTTTCCAGGACTGTGGTACAGATTGTTGAGGTTCAGCACTGA